The Primulina tabacum isolate GXHZ01 chromosome 10, ASM2559414v2, whole genome shotgun sequence region ttaaaataacttattatttatcttaaataaattctaagaatgttttcttaatattaaattttatctcagtactccaactccggtccggcctcgcttatttaactgaaaatataaaactaaacttatgcgatttaaaataaataattctgactaacaactttaaaaatgttttaaataataaagaaatcatttttaatttaaaaactagaaattatgtatggcttatacgtagtatgatttaacgggttctacaattctccccccttaaaagaaatttcgtccccgaaattcgcttatcctcgataaacaaaaagtttagactcttaattctagaatcctaataatccacgcttccgatgcgcgctactctgataagatccactagtagaattttcttgatttactTCGCATATTCAATGAAGTCATAGATAATTGCCGAAGTATTCGCACGTGAAGTAATAGAGTACCATTTTACTTCGCATTATCACCGAAGTCGTATCCAAGAAATTAGCGAAGTCTTTGGCCGGTTCAATGAGGAAAAACCGGTCCGGAATTAGACCGCTGCTGAAGTAAAACAACGTCTTCTACGTCATCGATTTTGTAAAGTGCAGAATTAATATCTTATATATAACTGCATAGTTTACATTGAATGACGAAGTGAATGTGTTGTATAACTTCACAGGTTTTGTATTTTTGTGAAGTAATTGATCTGTATGAGTTTGGAGTAATGGAACTAAATTAGCGacgaaattagcgacggtttaataagcGACTGTTATAAataatagcgacggttaatccaaaaatcgtcgctaattagcacGGTTACCGTcactaattagcgacagtttaagccaaaatcgtcgctaattagcgattgTTGAGCAAAAAACCGCCAATTTCAAAATTGTCGCTaactagcgacggtttttatttatattatttgttttaaaaaaaattatttttataatttaataaaaaaatagttagttttataattatttgtacatgtttaaataatctcctcaactcatctaaatatcatatttttaaatttgtaaATAATCTATCAAACGATTTAACATGAAATAAGCGAACAACAAAATTGAATTCATgatcataaatttaaaatttaccaTAAAGAGAGAAAAATGGACCGAAGATGTGAAGCGGTGAGGAGACAAATGAAGTGAAGAGTCGGATATTTATAGGCAATTTGCGATGGTTCTTGCTAAAacagtcgctattagcgacgattttaattaaatcgtcgctaattctaattagcgacggtggtTTAAAAACGGTTGCTGATGAGCGACGGTTATTTATAATGTTGCTAATCAACGACGGTTAAgttaaaccgtcgccgatttattTTAGCGACCGTTTTGTGAAAACTGCCGCTGATTTGCGACGGTCTAGGCGACGATTTACTTAACTGtcgaaaaattttaaatggcGACGGTTTTGGTggaaaccgtcgcaaatatttGCGACGATTTGTTAAAAATCAACAAATCGTCACTAACAGATTTATTTTCTATTATATTTAATCTtttgttacttcacaattttcatttaATGACGAAGTAGTGAATTTAAAAGACTTCATTTTTTTgtacttcacaatttacatttaATAACGAAGTTGTAGATTTAAAAGATttcattttttgtattttaatgaggTAATTAATAGAGAACGACTTCACAATTATTGAGTTGTGGTGAAGTAAATTCTTTCTTTAACTTCGACACAATTTTAATATGAcgaattattttgtattttattacttaatcatttaatttagtagtagatttaaaagatttcatttttttatattgtAGTGAAGTATTTAATATGACgagttattttatattttattatttcatcattaaattaaaagacAATTTAAgggaattaaattaaaattatggttcgtttttttacttcactaaatatatatttcaaattttttaactttttacTTTTCAAAACTACTCTGTCGAAGTAAAATGTTACTAAAAATTAGAAATGAAGCTCGTGTTTTTTAAATTatgaagtaaaaaataatattttgcttCGCCGGTGTTATTACgaagttgattggtatatactacTTTATAATTAACAATCGCCGAAGTAACTAGTGACGAAGTAAAAACCAAAAATTCTACTAGTGTTTATACAACATGTATCTAcataatgatatatgatatacaATGCATTTATGTCGTGGGGAaatcgggtcaaatgcccatccactaaGCATaaatcagaatcaatcgaaccgctatcaaatcaatgctcgagcggGCACACTAGCCTCAATCAAGCATAAGGGATGATCGTATGATAGCGTTGGCAAAGcgtcatcaaatcccaaatctcattcaTGTCAGTCGTAGGGGCCACAACGACTATTcttttaagggccacataataccaaacataacaTCGTGCTCACAAACCcgagaatcaaatccaatcatatacaattatccaaggatcatagttaaatgtgtatgtcatgtatgccacatccaCTCAacaataaggcatatagacacatatattcattccaatcaatcaaacatatatcatatgactcagatacctgtcgtatgttactcggtcgcaacatacctcaattctttgtCTCCAGTCAATGTAGCGTGATCCATAATTAGGATTTTAATACAGTTAATCATTCTACATAATCAACATATTCATTGTATCAATAAATTCATTCAAATTCAACACTAATAGCGTATTTAAATGTATCAATTCGTTCTACGCTATTAAGTTTAACCTTTACGTCGTTAGGATAATTATATCGCATTATAAATACTTATACCTCgttgttatataataattattatacatctaatcatttacaatcaaaatttatttatttcaaaattgttttgaaacttcaaaaattcatataaaattgAAATCATAGCATAATTCAATTTCAACTTTGAAATGTAGTTTCTCATCTGTTATTCTATCCCATATATTGAATTCgaattcaaatacatgctattcaagcaattcaataaataaaggtgctgaaaccaaaagaaatttacctcaaaagaaCGCTCTCAACACGAGGattccaaatatataatttgtttcaagtTTCGACAACGGTTCAAGGTATATTCGTACGATAGAAATAGATTTCCTAATTTGTCCTTCGTACTTTCAGGTAGAATGAAGGAATTGTTTTAAGGAAACCCATGCTTATCGACCTCAAATACTGTGCAGCTAAATGGTGCGCGCATAGGCGCCAAAACACACACAGCCACGCGCCCCTTGCTGTCCAGAACGTTACTTCGCACGCGGGTGCATGGTCCGAAATGATCTTTTACGTTTCAAATtagcaaaagtggtcaacatgaaagttgtagaaaTATGTCTTAGCTTTCATTTTACACCAACCTCACTCAATTGGTATATCAGACGCTATAGTTATGCTCATTTGCCTAAAATATGTCAGGGAAAGAACTGCAATGCACACGATACATttcgggatgattttgccccTACTTCCAAATGGATTTAgataaaactcaaaacatgaaaattttagtactatgtattagctttctaatgaaataagtttaatttcatttggactaatactcaTGTAATTACGCTAAAAACGTAACATGTGTCATTTCTCTATTGCGGTTCagcataattttcaaatacaaatcaatttctaatacaatctttcattatcACCACCTATTTTTTCACTTTCATTGTCAATTATATACTTCATACACTTAATAATATggcaatttcatgaattattgataatcaacctaggatttacgataatacgatacatgGTCCTTACACAATGTCTTGCTCATAAAATTGGGGAGGCCTAGACGCCGGAAAGttgtgacttccactgacatatttgatgtgaactatGTGGAACTCTCATGAATTTGGCTCATAAAATTGGGggatctcatggcgaccgtccacaaGGTTTGACATTGATGGGTCTGGCTCGACACTTGAAGAGAAAGCTGATAATATTATTGGACCCTACTCAAACATGAGGCATAATTAAATGAGggttgcaaggagttgcaattgggctctaccttCTGGAAATTGTGATCGACTAATATTAATTGGGATTACGATTTAGCGATTGGGCCTTGTGTACTCACTAAGGAAATTGGATTTCTCGTTTTTATCATAGGCTGGggaaaatatcaaaatagtggaggcaattcgtaaaaacaaaagtccatattgtacgtcttacaaaatattttaaaatagtcattaatttttatcatgtttCTATTTCATTATATTTGTGATGTCGTCTCGAAACCCACTATCTATTATTCTCGATCAAAACAAGTTAACTGGACCTAACTATCATGACTGGTTGAGGAATTTAAAAATCGTTTTAAATTATGAGAAAATAGCATATGTGCTCAAaaaagctcttccaaaacaGGCAGCTGCCAATGCCACTACTGAGGAATTGGCCAAGCTTTATAAATGGTGggaccatgatcttcaagctaaaaGTTATATGCTAGCTTCTATGTCAAACGAGCTACATAGGTGGTTTGAGGAAGCTGTGAATGATGCTGACATTTACGGCCACCTACAAGAGTTGTACGGTGAACAAACACGTCCACTGAGGCCTATCAAACAACTCATGACATCACGCCTAAGAGAAGGAgtctcggtccatgagcatggcgtGAGGATGATTGGGCCCATTAAATGAGGCGATCATGGAAGGCCAAGTTCCAAGGAAGGCATGAGATCCTTTAGAGTTGccagagggaccaatcacgagtgGACGACTGAAGAGATTCAAAGAAGCATTGCATGGGCTCGTGAGCAATCAAGAAGATCCCGTGGGGTTCGTGATTCATGGGAGTAAGTTTGGGAGTCAATGGAATGCGGTTCAAGTGCTAAATTATGAAGAGAATGACTCTGAACCAGAAGATCACGCGCTAGAGCGGCCAAACTATACTGCCCTAGCGCGACCTGTATTGCTCAAGAAGTAAATTCCAGCGCAAGCATGCTAGGGCGGCCAAACTACCACCCCAGCACACCGCACACAGTCCGAAGTGTAAAGCTtcgcgctagggcggccaaactTCATCGCCCCAGCGCGTCGGCCTGCGAGAAAATtcctagtttcctagtttaGAGTCCAATTTATTTAGGGGACTAGATTTGATGTCCATTTTGATATGTAAACATATTTGGACGAAATTTacacacaattcagattattCATTGATAGAATACATAGTTCTTgattttttctctcaaacaattaaagcttttgctttgttcaaaatcaaacttatcaaagtttatactttgtggcgtttattgatcgttcttacgcggatggtcaaagacgagttctttgaaggtttttTTGAGTACCGATTGTTTTTTTGTGATTATTTGTGGCTAtgcttttcatagtttagaggtgaatatcacgcaatacttgattcaaaaggtCGCAACAACACAACATGGATCCTTTAAACATTATTGAACTGAGGGCGCGATttcaattaatcgtgtttgcttttccttcgtacgaggattcatatcatttggtataAGAGTCAAGTTCATTAtgttcaagtaagtatcttgttctTAATTTTTCAGATCTGCAATTATACTTTCGTTTTTTTGTTAGATTTGCGTCGTTCTATCGTTCTTCGTCTTTCGTGAATCTGGGATTCTCAaaaatttgtgattttttttgtgGGGATTTTCGAGTGCACAAATCCATCTTGTGCaagagcaaaaaaaaaatgaaaaaataaaaaaattcgaaaatttgcCACAATTTGGTTTTGATATTTTGTTCTATTCCCTTTTGCGAGTCGTATTCAATAGTTTCTCATagtgaaaaaaaattcaaatttcttgtctacgcagtccaagtgagtcgatcacaattgttcgcgagttgaacttgattgtttgatatatatacaagtacaaagcttgagcacacctTCGAGAGAACTATCAATTTAGAGTGAAAAGACTTGAGTTCGAGCGTTTTTTTGCAATGAACGGTGAGTATTTGTAGTGAGAAAAAAAAGAGAGGAGAGAGGAGCGAATGCTCACGGTCAAATGCTCACGGTCAAATGCTCACCGTTAATTTTTCTCACTAAAAATACTCACCGTTAATTCCAAAAAAACGCTAGTATGATGAGGGTTGAGTTGGAGCCGTTACATGAGAGGATgagtaggcttgaagttagtactagtggaaataaatctaagcctaaagatttgggtagaggagaagaagaggaagagtatgatttgggaggagactATGAGAGCcaaaatgaaaattggggtaggaacggacgaggtagaggatttggtagaggAAGAAGATAAGTcgtacggggtagatatgatgatagggaagatggtaacaaGGGTAGTATTAAGATAAAGATTCCATCGTTCCATAGGAAATCTGACCCGGAGACATatttagagtgggaaaagagggtagagtttgtgtttgaatgtcaccactactccgaacaaaagaatgTTAGGTTGGCGGTGATTGAATTTTTAGACTacgctctcatttggtgggatcaactagTGACAACTAGGAGGAGATATAATGAGATGCCCATTgaaacttgggatgagatgaagatggtcatgaggaagaggtttgtgcccaatcactattatagggagatgtttaagaggctacaaactttgaggcaaggtGTAAAGAGTgtcgaggactactataaaaagatggaagtagtcatgattaaggCAAATATagaggaggatagtgaggcgacaATGGCcagttttctttgtggtttgaacagggagattcaagatcaagtggagcttaggcactacttggatctagacgagatggtgcaaatgacaataaaagtggagcaacaaatCAAGAGGCGAGGggttggccgcaccaatcaaacgGGGAGTTCGTCATCTTCTTGGCGATGAAATGTTGTGAAACGTGAAGAGGATAAGGTGATGAACAAGCCCAAGATTGAGACCAAGCAAGAGAcgcctaaacaaggagtgcaaggtaaatctgaaactcctcttaATCGTTCTAGggttattaaatgttttaggtgtcaaggggtTGATcgtattgctagccaatgtcctaaTAAGAGGGTGATGATTTTGAATGGTTATGGTGAGTATGAGTCTGAAAGTGAGTGTGATGACGATGGTaatgatgatgagatgcctgcattagaggatcccgatgagggatatgaggcggttgtaggtgaagcactagtgactaggcggatcatgagtgcccaagtcaaggaggaggagacgAACCAAAGGGAGAACttattccatactaggtgttttgtaaacGAAAAGGTTTTCAATCTTGTCATAGATGGTGGTGTAGTTGCACCAATGTGGCTAGTATTGAGATGGTAGAGAAATTGGGTTTGCCTAGGTTAAAGCACCCTCAatcatataggcttcaatggttgaatgattatGCAGAGGTGAAGGTGAACCAACAAGTATTGGTTtctttttctattgggaagtatgaggtgttgtgtgatgtggtgccaatgcatgcttgtcatattttgttagggagactatggcaatatgataggcaagtgacgcatgatgggtttagaaattgatattcttttgtactaaAAAAAGAACCTATTGTTTTACTTCATTTGTctccaaagcaagtgttggaggaacaattgaaaaaaaaagaagggagatgaggccgaaagaaatagtgagcaaaaaaaaagagatggcctttgagagaaaaaaatgaaatgactgaaaaaaagagtgataaaaaaGGTGAGAtggccatacaaaagaaaaaagaaagtgagaggaaagaaaatgagagaaaagatgcaaaaaagaaaacatatatggcccaaaagagtgagttgaagcaattgatgcacacacatgaaccacttatgttgattctttataaagagatcttctttaacacaagtgatatagccgggtcccttccgagcattgttgtttcacttttgcaggagtttgatgatatattttcggatgagctacctcaaggactaccaccattgagggggattgagcaccaaattgattttgtgcccgggagtgcattgccaaatcgtccagctaaTAGGAGAAATCCAGAGtagactaaggagcttcaacgacaggtaagtgagttgttagataggggttttgtgtgtggttccatgtctccttgtgctgtacctgttttattaaaTACTAAGAAATATgtctcatggcgtatgtgtgtggattgtagaacaatcaataacataaccattaagtataggcatcctaTATCTAGACTAGATgttatgttagatgaattgcatggtgcatgtattttcAGCAACATTGATttgaaaagtggttatcaccaaattagaatgagggaaggtgatgactggaaaactgcatttaaaaccaaatacggattatatgagtggatgatcatgccttttggcttaactaacgctcctagcacctttatgaggttaattgcgtgcacacataggaaaatttgttgtggtttattttgatgatatcctagtgtatagcaGAAACTTGGATTGGCATGTTAAACACTTgaaacttgtgctaatcacactaagggctgaaattttatatgctaacttaaaaaaatgtgatttttgtacaagcaaacttgtctttcttggttttttgGTAAGCTCACATgagatacaagtggatgaagacaaggtaagtgtTATTTGAGATTGGCCAATGTCTaatactgttggtcaagtccgaagttttcatggccttgcaagcttctataggatgtttgtaaaatattttagcacactggcgacACCAATGACAGCGGTGATAAAGAAGAACGTCCCgttccattggggcgaggagcaagagaagtcttatAATATCATTatgcaaaaattaattaatgctcctttacttgttttgcctgacaTTCCTAACacctttgaaattgaatgtgatgcttcaagTGTAGGTATTGGCGGAGTTTTGATGCAAAGTGGACTGCcggtggcgtactttagtgagaagctcaatggagcaACGCTGAAATACCCGACCTATGACAAGGAGTTCTAtgcgcttgtgaggactcttGGAACatggcagcactacttgaggcctagggagtttgtgattcataaaTATCATGAATCCTTAAAGCATcttaaggggcagcagaagttgaacaagagACATGCCAAGTGGGAGGAATTTGTGGAGACATTCCCCTGCATGATCAAATTTAAGCAAGGTAAGGAAAACGTAGTGGCCGACACACTATCACGAAGGTACATACTATTTCTACTTTGGAATAtaaaattttggggtttgagcatgtcaAGGAGTTATATTtgctagatgaggattttaaggatgtgtttgaaacatgtatgcatggtccataTCACAAATTCTATTTGCATAATAGTttcttgtttagagaagataggttgtgcatccctaaatcatccattagtgaattacttgttagggaggcacatggtggtggtttgatggggcactttggtgtggctaaaactttgggttctttgcatga contains the following coding sequences:
- the LOC142504978 gene encoding uncharacterized protein LOC142504978, with the translated sequence MSSRNPLSIILDQNKLTGPNYHDWLRNLKIVLNYEKIAYVLKKALPKQAAANATTEELAKLYKWWDHDLQAKSYMLASMSNELHRWFEEAVNDADIYGHLQELYGEQTRPLRPIKQLMTSRLREGVSVHEHGVRMIGPIK